From the Mastacembelus armatus chromosome 14, fMasArm1.2, whole genome shotgun sequence genome, one window contains:
- the zw10 gene encoding centromere/kinetochore protein zw10 homolog isoform X1, producing the protein MASFVTEVLASSGKLEKEDLSSKISKMSRKVEDTKEEVCDMINKKYGDFLPSLQGSEELMVQVDEVSKEMDALKNCIENEVQQNIHVAMAEYAKLKQQLEKNTVIITMLGHLKEFHNAMEEFSKALLEKKYVEAANQLGRARANMHSLKGLKSSQLPLLSALSSELTVQRENLIYHLGDEWKRLVIWKLPSSKEPAGLKSFLKVELNLTYVCSKDGETKPPALLCCVLQALAIQGDLQNKIKLFSQVLLKNMLKPLVMFPSLSVRVTEQQGEGTILALQCLENSKEERSTPSQVYSKLLLVLQTLHSHLLDVSIGDKKLSAILGEIIWTEISQCIIHDCLLYSIPTNSSQLEKYNTVIRETEEFEKSLKEMQYLQGDSTDLLKYARDVNCHFASKKCKDVIVAARKLMTSKMHNTVKIAPQSKLRLPKLPAPSSAVKQESTKEITIENAKQLSVWSLCLPACRISESVQQLMELALNTLCEAVGSSTPCALQLFFTVRNIFQLFHDVVPTYHKENLLKFPHLAAIQHNNCMYLAHHLLTLGHHFGAHLPQPLSDGVATFVDMVPGFRKLGAQCFLAQMNVQRAELLERLSTAHNFCNLDDEDNYIAASKAVRQVIHQLKQLGTVWQDVLPVSIYCKAMGNLLNTAITEVIAKIMMLEDISSEDGEHLHTLCQTIIEEGPLVFIPLAEENKNKKYQEEVPLYVKKWSTFKELVIVLRANLQEIVDRWADGKGPLAVEFSSSEVKNLIRALFQNTERRAIALTKIK; encoded by the exons GAGGAGCTAATGGTACAGGTTGATGAGGTCTCCAAAGAAATGGATGCCCTCAAAAACTGCATTGAGAATGAG GTGCAGCAGAATATCCATGTGGCCATGGCCGAGTATGCAAAGCTcaagcagcagctggagaaaaATACTGTCATCATAACAATGCTTGGACATCTTAAAGAG TTTCACAATGCAATGGAGGAGTTTAGCAAAGCTTTACTGGAGAAGAAGTATGTTGAGGCAGCCAACCAGCTGGGAAGG gCTCGGGCCAATATGCATTCACTGAAGGGCTTGAAGAGTTCCCAGCTGCCACTGCTCAGTGCACTCAGCTCTGAGTTGACGGTGCAGAGagaaaatttaatttaccacCTGGGAGATGAATGGAAGCGCCTCGTCATCTGGAAATTACCGTCCTCAAAGG AGCCTGCGGGACTGAAGTCGTTCCTGAAGGTAGAGCTGAACCTGACCTATGTTTGCAGTAAGGACGGTGAAACTAAACCACCTGCGTTGTTGTGCTGTGTCCTGCAAGCTCTGGCCATCCAGGGAGACCTTCAGAATAAGATCAAGCTCTTCA GTCAAGTACTGTTGAAGAACATGCTGAAACCGTTGGTAATGTTTCCTTCGCTGTCAGTGAGGGTAACAGAGCAGCAGGGTGAGGGAACCATCCTGGCTTTACAGTGTTTAGAAAACAGCAAGGAAGAGAGATCCACTCCTTCACAGGTCTACAGCAAACTGCTGCTGGTGCTCCAGACACTGCACTCACACCTGCTAG ACGTGTCCATTGGGGATAAAAAGCTCTCCGCTATCTTGGGGGAGATCATTTGGACGGAAATTTCTCAATGCATCATCCACGACTGTCTGCTCTACTCCATTCCCACCAACAGCAGTCAGCTGGAGAAATACAACACT gtgatcagggagacagaggAGTTTGAGAAGTCTCTTAAAGAGATGCAGTATCTGCAGGGTGATTCTACAGACCTGCTCAAATATGCCAGGGATGTCAACTGTCACTTTGCCAGCAAGAAGTGCAAAGATGTCATTGTGGCAGCCCGCAAACTCATGACCTCCAAGATGCACAACACTGTCAAA ATCGCACCACAGTCAAAGCTGCGTCTCCCCAAGCTGCCTGCTCCTAGTTCGGCAGTGAAACAAGAGAGCACAAAAGAGATCACAATAGAGAACGCAAAGcagctgtctgtgtggagtctgtgcctgccagcctgtcgcatcagtgagtcagtgcagcagctgatggagCTGGCACTGAACACCCTGTGTGAGGCTGTTGGAAGCTCCACACCATG TGCGTTACAACTCTTCTTCACTGTGAGGAACATTTTCCAACTATTTCATGATGTTGTACCGACATATCACAA GGAGAACCTGCTCAAGTTCCCTCACCTAGCTGCCATCCAGCACAACAACTGCATGTACCTGGCCCACCACCTGCTCACCCTCGGCCATCATTTCGGAGCTCACTTGCCACAGCCGCTCAGCGATGGTGTTGCAACCTTTGTTGACATGGTGCCTGGATTTAGGAAACTGG GTGCCCAGTGCTTCTTAGCACAGATGAATGTCCAGAGAGCTGAACTGTTGGAAAGACTTTCCACTGCTCACAACTTTTGCAACTTGGATGATGAAGATAATTACATAGCAGCCAGCAAAGCAGTAAGACAG GTGATTCATCAGTTGAAACAGTTGGGCACAGTGTGGCAGGACGTTCTACCAGTCAGCATCTATTGTAAAGCGATGGGTAACCTCCTGAACACAGCCATCACAGAAGTCATTGCTAAAATCATGATGCTAGag GATATTTCCTCTGAGGATGGCGAGCACCTCCATACTCTCTGCCAAACCATCATTGAGGAAGGTCCTCTGGTCTTTATCCCTCTGGCtgaggaaaacaagaacaagaaataTCAGGAGGAAGTGCCTCTCTACGTGAAGAAGTGGAGCACCTTCAAGGAGCTGGTGATTGTGCTGCGGGCTAACCTGCAGGAGATTGTGGACAG GTGGGCTGATGGCAAAGGTCCGTTGGCAGTGGAGTTCTCCAGTTCAGAGGTGAAGAATCTGATCCGAGCCTTGTTTCaaaacacagagaggagagCCATAGCGCTGACCAAAATTAAATAG
- the zw10 gene encoding centromere/kinetochore protein zw10 homolog isoform X2, whose protein sequence is MINKKYGDFLPSLQGSEELMVQVDEVSKEMDALKNCIENEVQQNIHVAMAEYAKLKQQLEKNTVIITMLGHLKEFHNAMEEFSKALLEKKYVEAANQLGRARANMHSLKGLKSSQLPLLSALSSELTVQRENLIYHLGDEWKRLVIWKLPSSKEPAGLKSFLKVELNLTYVCSKDGETKPPALLCCVLQALAIQGDLQNKIKLFSQVLLKNMLKPLVMFPSLSVRVTEQQGEGTILALQCLENSKEERSTPSQVYSKLLLVLQTLHSHLLDVSIGDKKLSAILGEIIWTEISQCIIHDCLLYSIPTNSSQLEKYNTVIRETEEFEKSLKEMQYLQGDSTDLLKYARDVNCHFASKKCKDVIVAARKLMTSKMHNTVKIAPQSKLRLPKLPAPSSAVKQESTKEITIENAKQLSVWSLCLPACRISESVQQLMELALNTLCEAVGSSTPCALQLFFTVRNIFQLFHDVVPTYHKENLLKFPHLAAIQHNNCMYLAHHLLTLGHHFGAHLPQPLSDGVATFVDMVPGFRKLGAQCFLAQMNVQRAELLERLSTAHNFCNLDDEDNYIAASKAVRQVIHQLKQLGTVWQDVLPVSIYCKAMGNLLNTAITEVIAKIMMLEDISSEDGEHLHTLCQTIIEEGPLVFIPLAEENKNKKYQEEVPLYVKKWSTFKELVIVLRANLQEIVDRWADGKGPLAVEFSSSEVKNLIRALFQNTERRAIALTKIK, encoded by the exons GAGGAGCTAATGGTACAGGTTGATGAGGTCTCCAAAGAAATGGATGCCCTCAAAAACTGCATTGAGAATGAG GTGCAGCAGAATATCCATGTGGCCATGGCCGAGTATGCAAAGCTcaagcagcagctggagaaaaATACTGTCATCATAACAATGCTTGGACATCTTAAAGAG TTTCACAATGCAATGGAGGAGTTTAGCAAAGCTTTACTGGAGAAGAAGTATGTTGAGGCAGCCAACCAGCTGGGAAGG gCTCGGGCCAATATGCATTCACTGAAGGGCTTGAAGAGTTCCCAGCTGCCACTGCTCAGTGCACTCAGCTCTGAGTTGACGGTGCAGAGagaaaatttaatttaccacCTGGGAGATGAATGGAAGCGCCTCGTCATCTGGAAATTACCGTCCTCAAAGG AGCCTGCGGGACTGAAGTCGTTCCTGAAGGTAGAGCTGAACCTGACCTATGTTTGCAGTAAGGACGGTGAAACTAAACCACCTGCGTTGTTGTGCTGTGTCCTGCAAGCTCTGGCCATCCAGGGAGACCTTCAGAATAAGATCAAGCTCTTCA GTCAAGTACTGTTGAAGAACATGCTGAAACCGTTGGTAATGTTTCCTTCGCTGTCAGTGAGGGTAACAGAGCAGCAGGGTGAGGGAACCATCCTGGCTTTACAGTGTTTAGAAAACAGCAAGGAAGAGAGATCCACTCCTTCACAGGTCTACAGCAAACTGCTGCTGGTGCTCCAGACACTGCACTCACACCTGCTAG ACGTGTCCATTGGGGATAAAAAGCTCTCCGCTATCTTGGGGGAGATCATTTGGACGGAAATTTCTCAATGCATCATCCACGACTGTCTGCTCTACTCCATTCCCACCAACAGCAGTCAGCTGGAGAAATACAACACT gtgatcagggagacagaggAGTTTGAGAAGTCTCTTAAAGAGATGCAGTATCTGCAGGGTGATTCTACAGACCTGCTCAAATATGCCAGGGATGTCAACTGTCACTTTGCCAGCAAGAAGTGCAAAGATGTCATTGTGGCAGCCCGCAAACTCATGACCTCCAAGATGCACAACACTGTCAAA ATCGCACCACAGTCAAAGCTGCGTCTCCCCAAGCTGCCTGCTCCTAGTTCGGCAGTGAAACAAGAGAGCACAAAAGAGATCACAATAGAGAACGCAAAGcagctgtctgtgtggagtctgtgcctgccagcctgtcgcatcagtgagtcagtgcagcagctgatggagCTGGCACTGAACACCCTGTGTGAGGCTGTTGGAAGCTCCACACCATG TGCGTTACAACTCTTCTTCACTGTGAGGAACATTTTCCAACTATTTCATGATGTTGTACCGACATATCACAA GGAGAACCTGCTCAAGTTCCCTCACCTAGCTGCCATCCAGCACAACAACTGCATGTACCTGGCCCACCACCTGCTCACCCTCGGCCATCATTTCGGAGCTCACTTGCCACAGCCGCTCAGCGATGGTGTTGCAACCTTTGTTGACATGGTGCCTGGATTTAGGAAACTGG GTGCCCAGTGCTTCTTAGCACAGATGAATGTCCAGAGAGCTGAACTGTTGGAAAGACTTTCCACTGCTCACAACTTTTGCAACTTGGATGATGAAGATAATTACATAGCAGCCAGCAAAGCAGTAAGACAG GTGATTCATCAGTTGAAACAGTTGGGCACAGTGTGGCAGGACGTTCTACCAGTCAGCATCTATTGTAAAGCGATGGGTAACCTCCTGAACACAGCCATCACAGAAGTCATTGCTAAAATCATGATGCTAGag GATATTTCCTCTGAGGATGGCGAGCACCTCCATACTCTCTGCCAAACCATCATTGAGGAAGGTCCTCTGGTCTTTATCCCTCTGGCtgaggaaaacaagaacaagaaataTCAGGAGGAAGTGCCTCTCTACGTGAAGAAGTGGAGCACCTTCAAGGAGCTGGTGATTGTGCTGCGGGCTAACCTGCAGGAGATTGTGGACAG GTGGGCTGATGGCAAAGGTCCGTTGGCAGTGGAGTTCTCCAGTTCAGAGGTGAAGAATCTGATCCGAGCCTTGTTTCaaaacacagagaggagagCCATAGCGCTGACCAAAATTAAATAG